Proteins from a single region of Mucilaginibacter daejeonensis:
- a CDS encoding START-like domain-containing protein — protein MSDKKKFNLEYEIRSSPRILFSFLSEANGLTQWFADKVSFRDQIYTFTWDDEEQKARLLGMKENKFVRFKWLDDEPQCYFEMEIVQDELTNDVALSITDFATEDAIAERKLIWDNQIDYLVGVLGA, from the coding sequence ATGTCCGATAAGAAGAAGTTCAATCTGGAGTACGAGATCCGCTCGTCTCCGCGTATCCTGTTCAGTTTTTTAAGCGAGGCTAACGGCCTCACACAGTGGTTTGCCGATAAAGTAAGTTTCCGCGATCAGATCTACACCTTTACTTGGGACGACGAGGAACAAAAAGCCCGTTTGCTGGGCATGAAAGAGAACAAGTTCGTGCGTTTTAAGTGGCTTGACGATGAGCCTCAGTGTTATTTTGAGATGGAGATCGTGCAGGACGAGTTGACCAATGATGTTGCCCTCAGCATCACCGACTTTGCCACCGAAGATGCCATTGCCGAACGTAAACTCATTTGGGATAACCAGATCGACTACCTGGTAGGCGTGCTGGGTGCTTAA